The Aerococcus loyolae genome contains the following window.
CTCTTAGGCTTGGCTGGGATTTTATACTATAACCACCATATTACGGTGGCTAAAGTTGAAAAAGAAGTTAATGAAATTTATTTTAATAATAAGCATGACTACATCAATCCAAATTATTCTTTGGAGGATTTAGAGAAGGTTAAATATGATAGTCGCCACATCTATGGTGACCACGCTAAGGAATTACAAGAGCTCATTGACCGGGCGATTGAAAAGCGGAAGGCCATTCAATTCCTGAATGACTCTGTTCTTGATGATAAGCCGATTATTGAAGGCAACCAGGTCAATAAAGATTGGGTCATTGAAGATGGAGTTTCTGCTGAAGAGGTTGATAAGGAAAAAGAACGCTTTAATTTCGACTATTCAGACAAGTTAGTGGAAGATTTAAAAGCTAACTATGGACTTTTACAGCAGGTAGCCCAATCAAATGAGACGATTGAAAATAAAATTGATCATTTGCCGGAGAAGTTTATGATTGAAAGCTTAGATAAAGACATTGATGCTTTTAACCAGGTTGCTAAGGAAATATCCAATTATATCGACCATACCAATAAGGAAGGTCAAGCTGACCTCTTTAAAAAGCGCTTAATGGACTACGCTTTATCAGTAAAAGAACAGACGGCTAACCAGGATGGCTATAGCAAGTCTTTAGAAAAACTACTTAAGCAGGATGAATTAGCCAGTGTGCTGACAGGGTCACCAGTGGATTATCGGCCTTTAGTGGCCATTACCTTCGATGATGGTCCGGATGATAATGTCGAAAATGCCATGGATATCTGTGAACAATACGGGATCAAGGCGACCTTCTTCTTACAAGGAAATAATACCGAAAAGAAACCGGAATTAGCCCGCGAGATCGTTAAACGTGGTCACCATGTGGCAAACCACTCCTATGATCACCCTGATTTTGCTAAATTAACAGATAAGCAAATTTTAGACCAAATTAATCGTACCCAAGATATCATTAAACAAGCAACGGGAGTAACGCCGACATTATTTAGAACGCCTTATGGCCAAGATAGAGCGCGGACGACTCAATTAGTTGCCCCCTTAAGACCTTGTTATTGGAATACCACCTCCAGAGACTGGCAATTAACCGATCCCGATGATATCTACGATATGATTATGAAAAATATGCAACACCATTCTGTTATTTTACAGCATTCTAGGTATACGGCGACAACCGATGCCTTGAAGAAAGTGATTCCGGAACTGAAGAAGCGGGGCTATGTGTTTGTATTTCCTGAGCAAATCCCTGACATCAAGACTTGGAATCATAACTAAAGAAAGATGACTTAATTGGAATGTCTGCTTATTTTAATTGGAAAATAAGCAGACATTTTTATATCTACTGTATTGTTTGGATTAGAGAGGGGCCTTTATGTTCAATCTATTTTTATTTATCTTGTCGACCTACGGCTATGTCTCCTGCTTAGAGAAGCGATTAGCAGTTTCGCCTTATCTGTCTTGGATCTTAGTGATCGCTGGGCAAAGTTTAACAATTTATGCTTTTGCCCTGGTGAACTTCCTGCAACCGGCTATGTATCTTATTTATTACTTAGGTTTTGTCCTATTAGCTGTTTATCTATTTCAACAAGGTCGCTCTAGCCAGGGAAGTTTCCTTGTCCTTTTCCAAAGAAAATTTCCCTGGATTAGCCTTATCTTCTTAGTGACCTTTTTGATATGGGTGCTTTTAATGAAGGATATGCCCCTTATTTTTTGGGATAATTTTTCCCATTGGGGATTAATTGTTAAATTCTTCTTCAATGAACAGCGCTTAGCGACTGATTTGGACAAGATTATCTACTATCGGTCATACCCACCGGCAGTTTCCTTATACATTAATTATGTGGTTAATTTTCTGGGCTATAGCGAAGGCCATATGATTATTGGTAATTTCATGGTTAATTTAGCTGCTCTATACGCCTTTTTCACTCCCTTTAATATCAAGAAAAATAAAATCACTGGTTTTTTGGTCCTCTTTTTAATCGCAGGCTTTTATTTAATGGATGACCACGTTAAAATGTATAATTTGTTAGTGGATAACTTGCTGGCTTATCTGACCTTGGCGGCTTTTGCCGGCTTATATCACTACCGGAAGAATAGAAAGATTAGCTCGCTAATTGTAATTCTCCTTGCCGGCTTCTTAGGTTTGGTTAAGGGGAGCGGAATTTTCTTTGTTGTCTTAGTTATTGCTGTTTATTGCTATTATTTGACTAAGTACGACAAGGCTAAAGAGCCCTTTTCTCTAAAAAAATATTTACCTGTTTTACTGAGTCTACTTCCCTTTGCTTTGTGGAAACTCTATGTAAGGTTAATGTATGATACCTCGCAATTTCGCCATAGTGTCCACTTTGATTGGAGCCAACTACATCTTAAGGCCAAAATTGTGGCTAAATTTATTCTTCAAAGTTTGGACCCCTGGACGCCTGCAACTTGGGGACTGGTTTTGATAGTAGTCTTAGTTTTAGTGATGCTTTTAGTGACCGCCAGAGAGAAGAATTTACAGAAGCAGCTAATAACTTTTTCTGGAATTCTTTTTGCTGTGTTGTTTGTTTATTATTTGTCTACCATGGCCATGTACTTGACCGCTATGCCAATGGATGAAGCAGTCAAATTGGCTCAATTCGACCGTTATACCCTGACTGGGGTTTTTGTGGGACTAGGAAGTATTAGTCTAGTGGCGATTAAATATTTTGAGAGTCGCGTCGAGGATAAGAGTGATTATTCACTTTATGGGAAGAAGTTTATCTATACTGGACTTATTGGTATTTACTTTATCAGTCTGGCCTATGACCTAGTCGATGCGGCCATTGAAAAGAGAAACTTCATCAATGAGTCTATTCCCTATGAATATCATAAAATGGGTATTGATAACCATAAATTAAACAATAAAAAGGTCTTAGTATTGGCCAGTGGTAAGTGGAATACCGATAATGCCGGCAATTTGTACCTCTACACCCCCAATACTCATCTCTATAAGGGCAATCCAGACGTGGTGAAAAATTATGACCAAATCCTGGTTTTAGATAATAAAGAAGCGACCCAGACTTGGGTCAAGGAATTAACTGGCCAACAATTAGATCCGGGTTTCTATGATGTGAAGGATGTTATCAATGAAAGTCTTATTCAAAAATAGGTCTAAAATATTATTAAGACCATGTTGACAAGTGATTGCTGACTTATTGATATGCTATAATTAATCCTATAAAGATCCATTATATAAAGGAGTCAAGTGATGAATATATTAGCTGTTATACCAGCACGTGGAGGCTCTAAAGGAATTCCACGCAAGAACGTGAGAATACTTAATGGGCATCCTTTAATCGCTTATGCCATTATGAATGCTCAAAATAGCCAATATCAGATGGATGTCTGTGTCTCAACGGATGATGAAGAAATCGCCCGCGTCGCAGAAACTTACCAAGCTGAAGTGGTATGGCGAGGAGAAAATTTATCTAGTGATGCAGTCACTTTAGATCCAGTGATTTATGATGCTTACCAGAAGATGGAGGCTAAGAAGGGGGTCCATTATGACCTGATTATTACCCTACAAGCGACTTCACCGCTCTTACAAATCAAAACTCTGGACCAAGCCATTGAGAAATTGATCACTGATCCGGTTATTGATACCCTGATCAGTGTGGTCAACCACCCGCATTTATCCTGGACAGAGGATGATTCTGGCAAGATTATTCCTAATTATAAAGAACGACTCAATCGCCAATATTTACCAGCTAACTATTCTGAAACTGGCGCTTTCCTTATTACCCGTGACCATGCCATAGAAGAAAATTCGCGGATAGGGGAGCACTTGGCTGTTTTTCAGGTGCCAGAAGCGGAGTCAACCGACATCGACACAGCTCAGGACTGGTGGGTGGTTGAAAATGAAATGAATAAGAAAAATATTCTTATTCGTGTGGAAGGCTATGCCGAAATTGGTTTAGGACATGTATACCGTGGCTTAGCCCTAGCTTACGGCTTGATTCATCATAAGGTCCACTTTGTGACTAGTCGGCAATCGAATCTAGCCCAAGAGAAATTAAAGGCCAGTCATTTTCCTTACACGGTAATCGATTCTGAAGAGGAAATTCTTGATCTGATCGACGAATATGATGCTGATATTTTAATTAATGATATTTTAGATACATCTATCGATTATATGCAAATGCTCAAACAGCGCGACCTGCGTATCATCAATTTTGAAGATATTGGCCCAGGAGCTGATCTCGCTGATGCGGTCATTAACGATCTATACGCTCCTCAGAAGAAAGGAAGCCAATATTATTGGGGTAGCCCCTATTATATCATTCGGGATGAATTCTTAATCAATTCTCCTAGTGATTTTCATGAAGAAGTGAAGAATATTTTTGTTATTTTTGGTGGGGTGGATCCTAATAACCTGACCCAAAAAGTATTGGAGGCTATTCCCTTTGTCGAAAATGCCAAAGATATTCAATTTACCATAGTGGTCGGACCTGGCTATCCCTATTTTGAACAAGTCAAGGCCCAGGCGGAAAGTATGCCATACGCTATTGATGTGATCCAAAATGTAAAAGTTATGTCTGATTATATGAATAAATCGGACATCGCAGTTTCTTCCCAAGGTCGGACCATGTTAGAATTAGCGGCTATGGGAGTACCAACGATTCTCTTGGCTCAAAATGAGCGGGAATTAACCCATGAATTTGGTTATTTATCCAATGGCTTTATGAACCTAGGCTTAGGCCAAGCCATCGATAGCCAATCCATTGGGCGGACTTTGAATTGGTTGATTGAAACACCACAAATTCGTCAACAAATGCACCAACAAATGTTAGCCAATGACTTACGTCATGGTTTAGATCGTGTATTAAAAATTATTTTAGAGTAAGGAGATTAAAATGGGGATTCATGAAGTATTAAAAGAACAGGGTTACTATGTCATCGGAGAAATCGGAGTCAATTACTATGATATTGCCAAAGAAAACGGCACCACTCCAATGGAAGCAGCTAAGTTAATGATTGATAAGGCAAAAGAGTCAGGCATGGATGCCGTTAAATTCCAAACTTATAAGGCCGAAACCATTGCTTCAAAATTCTCGCCTTCCTATTGGGACACCAGTGAAGAAGCGACAACCTCACAATATGAGCTTTTCAAAAAATTTGATTCTTTTGGCTATGATGAATATAAGGAATTAGCTGATTACTGTCATCAAGTGGGTATTGAATTCTTCTCGACCGCTTTTGATTTTGATTCGGCTGATTATTTATATGACTTGATGAATATTTATAAAATTTCTTCATCAGATTTATCCAACCTGCCTTTTATTAAATACCAAGCAGAAAAAGGAAAAACTATTCTCTTATCAACCGGGGCTTCAAGTATAGATGAAATTCATCAAGCCGTTGAAACCATTGAATCCACTGGCAATAAGGATATTGTCATTATGCACTGTGTCTTAGAGTACCCAACCCCCTTTGAAGACGCTAACCTCAATGTTATTTCCAGTCTGATTAAGGAATTTCCTGACTATGTGATCGGTTACTCTGACCATACCCGTCCTGATCCACAAATGGATGTTGTCAAGACTGCTGTGGCTTTAGGGGCTAAAGTTATCGAGAAACACTATACTTTAGATAAGACCTTGCCGGGTAATGACCATTACCATGCCATGGACCCTGAAGACATGAAAGTCTTGAAAGAAGGCCTCGAATTCCAAATGAAGGTAAGAGGCCAAGCGGTTGCTGACTTAGAGGCTCAAGCAGCTGCTCGCAAGAACGCACGACGTTCAATCGTTCTTACCCAAGATGTCAAGGCAGATACGGTCTTAACCGAAGACATGCTAACCTTTAAACGGCCTGGTACGGGAATTGCCCCTGGAAAGGTGAAGGAAGTTATTGGTAGAAAGGTTAACCAAGACCTTGCTGAAGATACGACTTTAATGGAAGATATGTTAGAAAAATAGGATACATGTTGATTGATAACCTAGGGTTTATGCTAAGGCATGACTTTAGGTTTTTTGTTAATAGAGGAAAAGTATGATTCAATTAATTTTATTTACACTATCAACTTTAGGTTATGCTGCTGGCTCCATTAGATTTTTAAAGCTTAATAAATATTTTTCCTGGATTTTGGTCATGATTTTCCAAAGTCTTTTCTTATATTTAGCGGCCTTGGCGAACTTATTGCTGCCTGCTTTGTGGGCGACCTATTTATTAGGCTTTTTCTTGCTCATTTTGATAAGCATTGATTATTGGAAAAATTCTCGTGGAAAGGGAAATTTTTTAAGGCTATTTTTTTCACAGGTCAGACAAGGGATTGCCTTTCCTGAAATTATTGCCTTAGTGGCGATTTTAGGTTGGTTTCTTGTTATGAAGGGGATGCCCCTGATTCATTTCGATAATTATTCGCACTGGGGCCTGGTGGTCAAATACTTATTTACTGAACTGCATTTACCGACAGATATCGACCAGTTAATTTATTACCGGTCTTATCCACCAGCGACTTCCCTTTATATTAGTTATTTTATTTATTTCTGTGGCTATAGCCAAGCCAAGATGATCATGGGTTTCTTTCTCTTTAATATGGCTTGTCTTTATTCCTTTTTTGGTATATTGACTAAACCTGCCAATCGATTAAATGCGGCCTTAATTGCTTTATTGTGGGGAATATTTTTTATTTTAGACAATTCAGTCAAGATGAATAATTTATTAGTCGACAATCTCTTGGCCTATTTAACCCTAGCGGCTGGTATTTATGCTTTTCGCTATCGAAAACACTTAGCTTATTTAATCACCGGGACGTTATTGTTTATCAGTATGATCAACCTGACTAAGGATAGCGGTTTATTCTTCAGTTTGCTTATTGTTTTATATGTGACTTACTTAATCATTAGTAATCAAAATTTAGTCAGAAAGGACAAGCTCAAGGCCTTTGCTATTCTACTTCCTGGCGCCTTTTTATCGAAGTTAACTTGGTCCTTCTATGTAAAATTTAATTATGACCTATCGGGCTTTAAGCATAGTAGCCATTTTAACCAAGAGAGCCTTGAATTAGTCAAGCAAATTGGAAAAAGCTATTTAATCAAGCTATTAGATCCATTAATTCCTGCAACTGCTGGGATTATATTAGCCTTTACTATCTTAGTGATTCTTAGCTTATCTTGTCTTTTGACTAAAAAACACTTCCTTAGCATGAAAGGCCTGTGTTTAGCCATGGGGCTTACTTATATCATTTATTTCCTGGGAGTCTTTTTTATGTACGTGAGCTCCATGCCCAAAGATGAAGCCCTGCGTCTCGCTCAATTTGACCGTTATGCCATGACCATCGCCTATGTCTTACTCGGAACAGTTTTTTTAGTTGGGGTTTACTATTTTGATAAGTATTTTCAAAAGGGAACGAGTGACTCTCATTTCATCAATCTAGTGACTTTATTCATAATGGTGATCTACCTGGCGGGACTGGGCTCTGATTGGTTAATTGCTAAACACGAGACCATTGCCTTTAAAGAGCGCTCGATTCCTTATCAGTATGAAAAACTTGGCTTAGAGCAGATGACCTTAAACGACTCACGGATCCTTGTTTTTACTTCGGGAGGCTGGAAAACAGATTTTGCCGGTCGTTATTATTTATATACGCCAAATACCAAGATTTATAATGGGGACCCAGCTATGCTGAAAGATTATGATCAAGTATTGGTTCTTGATGAACTTCCGCAAACCAAAAAGTGGGAGAAAGAACTAACTAAGAAAGAATGGCCTGTTGGTTTGTATACAGTTGATCGTTTTCTTAATGGTAATTAACTTTTAAAGTTATTGTAAGAATCAGTCAAATTCCTATAAAATCAGCTTTTCCCTTGATCAGATATGATATAATTCATCTGTTACTAAAGCGTCAGGAAATGGAGTAATAGAAAAATTATGTTATTAAGTGTAATTATTCCAGCTTATAATGTCGAAAGTACCTTGCAACGTGCGGTTGATAGTGTCTTAAGACAAAGCATGAAGGATTTTGAAGTGATCATTGTGGATGACGGGTCTACTGATGGAACCGGTCCACTTTGTGATGCTATCGAGACCCAAGACCAACGGATCAAGGTCATTCACCAAGTCAACGGGGGCTTATCTGCAGCCCGAAATACAGGTATTAATCAAGCCCAGGGAGATTATTTGGCCTTTCTTGATTCTGATGATGAATATGTTAATGATATTTTTTCCTTATTTTATCGGGCTTATCAGGAATACCAAATGGACTTGTTTATATTTAACTTTGAACGAGTTTCTGGGAACCAAGTCACCCCTAAAAATGCCATCCGCCAGCAAATATTTAAGAGCCAGGAAGCAGTTAGGGTCCTCCACCAATATAATGGCTTAGATTTCTATGCTTGGAATAAGATCTGGCACCATTCGCTCTTTGCTGAGATGAGATACCCTCTGGATACCCTCTATGAAGACATGTATGTGAGTTATCTAGGGGCAAAGCAGGCCAACTGTGTGATTACCACAGATAAGGTTGGCTTAAGATATTACGACAATCCTCTAGGGATTACTGCCCAAGCCTTTTCTCCTGGACAGTTTGATAATGTCACTGAAAGGGTAAAGATCCTTGATGATGTACTCATTCATTTCCCTGAATTAGCTCAGGGGGCAGCTCGGCGTTTATTTGATAGTTTCCTAATCATGGCTTACCAACTTTCTCAATGCGAAGATAAGGAAATGAAGGAAAAATACCACGGCCGCTTGCTTGAGATTCTTAAGCAATACCAGCCCTATTTTAAAGATAACGAGGAAATCTCCTGGCAAAAACGTCTGGCCTGGTCGCTCTATCAAGTATCACCAAGTCTGTATAGCCATTTATATCGGATGTATTTAAGTTAAGGGAGGAAGAAAGCAGTGAATTTTACAGTGCTGATGTCTTTATATCATAAGGAAGACCCGACTTATTTACGGCAATGCTTGGATAGCTTGGTCAAGCAAAGCCTGCCAGCTGAAGAAATATTAATTATTAAGGATGGTCCCTTAACCGAGGAACTCGACGCTATCCTCGATGACTTTCAAAAGCAATATCCTAAGCAAACCACCATTCAAGCCTATCCCGAAAACCGCGGCCTGGGTTTGGCCTTACAAGATGGGGTTCAATTGGCCCGTAATGAATGGATTGCCCGGATGGATACTGATGATATTTGCCGGGCGGATCGTTTCGAAAAACAAATCAATTATCTTAAAGAACATCCTGAGGTCGAGTTATTGGGAAGCGATGTCTTGGAATTTGACCAGTCACCTCATCAGCCAAGTGCCAAAAAAGTCGTGCCTCATAGCTACCAAGAGATCCTAGAGTATGCTAAGCGGCGTAATCCCTTCAACCATATGACAGTGATTTATAAAA
Protein-coding sequences here:
- a CDS encoding polysaccharide deacetylase family protein, with product MNKKALFLTSILTVLLLGLAGILYYNHHITVAKVEKEVNEIYFNNKHDYINPNYSLEDLEKVKYDSRHIYGDHAKELQELIDRAIEKRKAIQFLNDSVLDDKPIIEGNQVNKDWVIEDGVSAEEVDKEKERFNFDYSDKLVEDLKANYGLLQQVAQSNETIENKIDHLPEKFMIESLDKDIDAFNQVAKEISNYIDHTNKEGQADLFKKRLMDYALSVKEQTANQDGYSKSLEKLLKQDELASVLTGSPVDYRPLVAITFDDGPDDNVENAMDICEQYGIKATFFLQGNNTEKKPELAREIVKRGHHVANHSYDHPDFAKLTDKQILDQINRTQDIIKQATGVTPTLFRTPYGQDRARTTQLVAPLRPCYWNTTSRDWQLTDPDDIYDMIMKNMQHHSVILQHSRYTATTDALKKVIPELKKRGYVFVFPEQIPDIKTWNHN
- a CDS encoding N-acetylneuraminate synthase family protein, which gives rise to MGIHEVLKEQGYYVIGEIGVNYYDIAKENGTTPMEAAKLMIDKAKESGMDAVKFQTYKAETIASKFSPSYWDTSEEATTSQYELFKKFDSFGYDEYKELADYCHQVGIEFFSTAFDFDSADYLYDLMNIYKISSSDLSNLPFIKYQAEKGKTILLSTGASSIDEIHQAVETIESTGNKDIVIMHCVLEYPTPFEDANLNVISSLIKEFPDYVIGYSDHTRPDPQMDVVKTAVALGAKVIEKHYTLDKTLPGNDHYHAMDPEDMKVLKEGLEFQMKVRGQAVADLEAQAAARKNARRSIVLTQDVKADTVLTEDMLTFKRPGTGIAPGKVKEVIGRKVNQDLAEDTTLMEDMLEK
- a CDS encoding glycosyltransferase family 2 protein is translated as MLLSVIIPAYNVESTLQRAVDSVLRQSMKDFEVIIVDDGSTDGTGPLCDAIETQDQRIKVIHQVNGGLSAARNTGINQAQGDYLAFLDSDDEYVNDIFSLFYRAYQEYQMDLFIFNFERVSGNQVTPKNAIRQQIFKSQEAVRVLHQYNGLDFYAWNKIWHHSLFAEMRYPLDTLYEDMYVSYLGAKQANCVITTDKVGLRYYDNPLGITAQAFSPGQFDNVTERVKILDDVLIHFPELAQGAARRLFDSFLIMAYQLSQCEDKEMKEKYHGRLLEILKQYQPYFKDNEEISWQKRLAWSLYQVSPSLYSHLYRMYLS
- a CDS encoding glycosyltransferase, with product MNFTVLMSLYHKEDPTYLRQCLDSLVKQSLPAEEILIIKDGPLTEELDAILDDFQKQYPKQTTIQAYPENRGLGLALQDGVQLARNEWIARMDTDDICRADRFEKQINYLKEHPEVELLGSDVLEFDQSPHQPSAKKVVPHSYQEILEYAKRRNPFNHMTVIYKKSAVLKAGNYQPLKGYEDYYLWVRMLKNEVKAANIADTLVYARADLNMFKRRGGWDYFIDGSKAYQKIYQVGLASPLDWLIRMGGQAVFNLVPNSLRQNLYKKILRK
- a CDS encoding ArnT family glycosyltransferase; this translates as MFNLFLFILSTYGYVSCLEKRLAVSPYLSWILVIAGQSLTIYAFALVNFLQPAMYLIYYLGFVLLAVYLFQQGRSSQGSFLVLFQRKFPWISLIFLVTFLIWVLLMKDMPLIFWDNFSHWGLIVKFFFNEQRLATDLDKIIYYRSYPPAVSLYINYVVNFLGYSEGHMIIGNFMVNLAALYAFFTPFNIKKNKITGFLVLFLIAGFYLMDDHVKMYNLLVDNLLAYLTLAAFAGLYHYRKNRKISSLIVILLAGFLGLVKGSGIFFVVLVIAVYCYYLTKYDKAKEPFSLKKYLPVLLSLLPFALWKLYVRLMYDTSQFRHSVHFDWSQLHLKAKIVAKFILQSLDPWTPATWGLVLIVVLVLVMLLVTAREKNLQKQLITFSGILFAVLFVYYLSTMAMYLTAMPMDEAVKLAQFDRYTLTGVFVGLGSISLVAIKYFESRVEDKSDYSLYGKKFIYTGLIGIYFISLAYDLVDAAIEKRNFINESIPYEYHKMGIDNHKLNNKKVLVLASGKWNTDNAGNLYLYTPNTHLYKGNPDVVKNYDQILVLDNKEATQTWVKELTGQQLDPGFYDVKDVINESLIQK
- a CDS encoding cytidylyltransferase domain-containing protein, with protein sequence MNILAVIPARGGSKGIPRKNVRILNGHPLIAYAIMNAQNSQYQMDVCVSTDDEEIARVAETYQAEVVWRGENLSSDAVTLDPVIYDAYQKMEAKKGVHYDLIITLQATSPLLQIKTLDQAIEKLITDPVIDTLISVVNHPHLSWTEDDSGKIIPNYKERLNRQYLPANYSETGAFLITRDHAIEENSRIGEHLAVFQVPEAESTDIDTAQDWWVVENEMNKKNILIRVEGYAEIGLGHVYRGLALAYGLIHHKVHFVTSRQSNLAQEKLKASHFPYTVIDSEEEILDLIDEYDADILINDILDTSIDYMQMLKQRDLRIINFEDIGPGADLADAVINDLYAPQKKGSQYYWGSPYYIIRDEFLINSPSDFHEEVKNIFVIFGGVDPNNLTQKVLEAIPFVENAKDIQFTIVVGPGYPYFEQVKAQAESMPYAIDVIQNVKVMSDYMNKSDIAVSSQGRTMLELAAMGVPTILLAQNERELTHEFGYLSNGFMNLGLGQAIDSQSIGRTLNWLIETPQIRQQMHQQMLANDLRHGLDRVLKIILE
- a CDS encoding type 2 periplasmic-binding domain-containing protein encodes the protein MIQLILFTLSTLGYAAGSIRFLKLNKYFSWILVMIFQSLFLYLAALANLLLPALWATYLLGFFLLILISIDYWKNSRGKGNFLRLFFSQVRQGIAFPEIIALVAILGWFLVMKGMPLIHFDNYSHWGLVVKYLFTELHLPTDIDQLIYYRSYPPATSLYISYFIYFCGYSQAKMIMGFFLFNMACLYSFFGILTKPANRLNAALIALLWGIFFILDNSVKMNNLLVDNLLAYLTLAAGIYAFRYRKHLAYLITGTLLFISMINLTKDSGLFFSLLIVLYVTYLIISNQNLVRKDKLKAFAILLPGAFLSKLTWSFYVKFNYDLSGFKHSSHFNQESLELVKQIGKSYLIKLLDPLIPATAGIILAFTILVILSLSCLLTKKHFLSMKGLCLAMGLTYIIYFLGVFFMYVSSMPKDEALRLAQFDRYAMTIAYVLLGTVFLVGVYYFDKYFQKGTSDSHFINLVTLFIMVIYLAGLGSDWLIAKHETIAFKERSIPYQYEKLGLEQMTLNDSRILVFTSGGWKTDFAGRYYLYTPNTKIYNGDPAMLKDYDQVLVLDELPQTKKWEKELTKKEWPVGLYTVDRFLNGN